A stretch of DNA from Roseovarius faecimaris:
GTCTGCGGAACAGCAGCACACAGACCAGCGGCCAGATCATCAGGGCCAGATATGCAAGCGCGTTGGGCATGTTCGGTGCGGGTTGTCCTGTCGCGGCCTCTTGCGGGCCAGTTTGATATGGCCGAGCTTAGCACGGATGCCCGGCCCCGTCGCCCGCCCAGCGTTTCCAATGCGGCATTTCAGTGTTTACATGGCACACAAACCACGCAAGCCCTTGGCGAAAGAGGGATATGCCGGGTAAAGGGAGGCAGGCTCAGGGAGCGCGTAACACAAGTGCAGTTTACCTTTCACACCCGGACGATCACCGTCAACATGCCCACGCGCGGCCAGTTGATGGAGGAAATCCACCGCCGCTTTGCCGCGCGACAGGGCTTTGCGCTGGCCACGGTGAACCTCGATCATCTGGTCAAGATGCAAGGCTCCGAGGGGTTCACCGCCGCCTATGCCGCGCAGGATCTCGTGGTCGCTGATGGCTGGCCCATCGTGGCGCTTTCCCGTCTGGCGCGCCGCCCGGTCGAACTGATGCCGGGCTCCGATCTGATCCTGCCGCTGTGCCATCTGGCCGCCGATACCGGCGTGAAAGTGGGTTTTGTCGGCAGCACCGATGAGGCGCTTGAGGCCGCGCGCGAGGCGTTGCAGACGACGGTGCCAAAGCTTGATGTGGCCATGGTCCACGCCCCGCCCATGGGTTTTGACCCCGAGGGCGCAGCAGCCGCAGAGATTTTGGAAGAGCTTGAAAGCAAAGAAATTTCCCTGTGCTTTCTGGCCCTTGGCGCGCCAAAGCAAGAGGCTCTTGCCGCGCGGGGCCGCCGGGTTGCGCCGTCGGTCGGATTTGCCTCCATCGGCGCGGGGCTCGATTTCTTGTCGGGCCGGCAGCACCGCGCGCCGCGCCTGTTTCAGCGGCTCGGACTGGAATGGCTCTGGCGCGCGCTCTCCAGCCCCCGGCGGCTGATCCCGCGCTATGCCAGATGTTTTGCCATCCTGCCCGCACAGGTGGGCCACGCGCTCAGTCTGCGCCGCCGCACGCCATAGCACCGCCCCGGACCTGATCCGCTGAGATCCCGCGTCACGGCGCGCAAGGGTTTACTTGTATTCGATAATGCCGCGTCTCTGGCCCCGCCAGCGCCCGACATAATAACCCAGCGCGCCCTGCGCTTCGGCGAATTTGCCAAGCACGCTCAGCATCGCCCGCGCCCAAGGCCGTGGCCCTCCGTCACGCAGCGCCAGCCGGATCACCTGCGCCGGATAGGCCAGCGCCAGAAGCAAGGCCCAGGGCCAGACCAGCGCGCCGAGCAGGATCACCACGGGCAAACCCGCGCCCCAGACCAGCGCCCGCCGCGTTTCGCGCACCCAATGCCGCTCGGGCGGGGCACCGTGCAAGGCCGCCCCTTCGGCAAAGGCATGGCCGGCGCGGCGTGTCCGCTGCCACCACTGGCCAAAGCGCGTCATCGCC
This window harbors:
- a CDS encoding WecB/TagA/CpsF family glycosyltransferase; its protein translation is MQFTFHTRTITVNMPTRGQLMEEIHRRFAARQGFALATVNLDHLVKMQGSEGFTAAYAAQDLVVADGWPIVALSRLARRPVELMPGSDLILPLCHLAADTGVKVGFVGSTDEALEAAREALQTTVPKLDVAMVHAPPMGFDPEGAAAAEILEELESKEISLCFLALGAPKQEALAARGRRVAPSVGFASIGAGLDFLSGRQHRAPRLFQRLGLEWLWRALSSPRRLIPRYARCFAILPAQVGHALSLRRRTP